The Benincasa hispida cultivar B227 chromosome 9, ASM972705v1, whole genome shotgun sequence genome has a segment encoding these proteins:
- the LOC120086640 gene encoding thioredoxin-like protein CXXS1 yields MERQKKIVKKTRVIKVVSEESWDCYVTKASKQGCPVIVHFSASWCTPSRAMSPFFEELALEYKSVLFLSVDVDEAKEVASKLEIKAMPTFVLMKNGAPEYKLVGANPVELRKRITGFIYG; encoded by the exons atggAAAGACAGAAAAAGATTGTGAAGAAGACAAGGGTAATCAAAGTTGTCTCAGAGGAATCATGGGATTGTTATGTTACAAAAGCTTCCAAACAAGGCTGCCCT GTTATAGTGCATTTCAGTGCTAGCTGGTGCACACCCTCAAGAGCCATGAGCCCTTTCTTTGAAGAGCTGGCCTTGGAATACAAAAGTGTTTTGTTTCTATCTGTGGATGTGGATGAAGCTAAG GAGGTTGCATCCAAGTTGGAGATAAAGGCCATGCCCACATTTgtattgatgaagaatggagCCCCAGAATACAAGCTTGTTGGAGCCAACCCCGTTGAGCTAAGGAAGAGGATCACGGGTTTCATATATGGCTAA